The following proteins are co-located in the Fischerella sp. PCC 9605 genome:
- a CDS encoding CO2 hydration protein: MVTAKNKPTNYPLSEYIERLQSGGALLPDNPENVLEVVGILKSYGVVLDAYSKNLIYIAENQFLVFFPFFKYFNGEISFQKLLRHWWHDRINFEYAEYCMKAMFWHGGGGLDKYLDTKEFQQRAQAVIAAKFKNNPIVMGINQLFPDFLIEQLRVSAYYSGLGQFWRVMADIFLSLSDLYDQGKIKSIPQVVDHIKAGLVEAANKPITYSVKIRDKVYDIIPASVGLTFLADTAVPYVEAVFFRGTPFPGTVSYNAQAYQIPPDQSRFQYGALYADPLPIGGAGIPPTLLMQDMRHFLPEYLHEVYRRSRRGEDDLRVQICMTFQKSMFCVTTAAILGLMPYPPDTQDPEEQRLNRVYLEKWMDRLETSRLQEVNS, translated from the coding sequence ATGGTAACTGCTAAAAATAAACCTACTAATTATCCATTATCTGAATATATAGAACGGCTCCAATCTGGGGGAGCATTGCTTCCCGACAATCCAGAAAACGTGTTAGAAGTAGTCGGCATTCTTAAGAGTTATGGCGTAGTTTTGGATGCTTACTCGAAAAATCTCATTTATATTGCCGAAAATCAATTCTTAGTTTTTTTCCCTTTTTTTAAATATTTTAATGGAGAAATTTCTTTTCAAAAATTACTTCGTCACTGGTGGCATGACCGAATTAATTTTGAATATGCCGAATATTGCATGAAAGCAATGTTTTGGCATGGTGGTGGTGGATTAGATAAATATTTAGATACAAAAGAATTTCAACAGAGAGCGCAAGCTGTTATCGCAGCTAAATTTAAAAATAATCCCATTGTTATGGGAATTAATCAACTCTTTCCCGATTTCTTAATCGAACAGTTGCGAGTATCTGCTTACTACAGCGGATTAGGTCAATTCTGGCGGGTCATGGCTGATATTTTCCTCAGCTTATCAGACCTCTACGATCAAGGCAAAATCAAATCGATTCCCCAAGTTGTAGACCATATCAAAGCAGGTTTAGTAGAAGCCGCAAATAAACCAATTACCTACTCTGTCAAAATACGGGATAAAGTTTATGACATTATTCCTGCAAGTGTTGGTTTGACATTCCTTGCTGATACCGCAGTACCCTATGTAGAAGCTGTTTTCTTCCGGGGAACACCTTTTCCTGGCACAGTTTCATACAATGCCCAAGCGTATCAAATTCCACCAGATCAATCGAGATTTCAATATGGTGCTTTGTATGCTGACCCCTTGCCTATTGGCGGTGCGGGTATTCCTCCGACTTTATTAATGCAAGATATGCGTCACTTTCTCCCAGAGTATTTGCATGAAGTGTATCGTCGCAGTCGCCGGGGAGAAGATGATTTACGGGTGCAAATTTGCATGACTTTCCAAAAGTCGATGTTCTGCGTGACTACCGCAGCGATTTTAGGATTAATGCCTTATCCTCCGGATACGCAAGATCCAGAAGAACAAAGACTAAATCGAGTCTATTTAGAAAAGTGGATGGATAGATTAGAAACTTCGCGATTGCAGGAAGTTAATAGTTAG
- a CDS encoding cupredoxin domain-containing protein, producing the protein MIQFVARIFLETLQRIFVVTIASVLCFSIIIATPAQAANLSGDLLKQPPTEITVSLGNSSNELKYEPNQLEFVAGKRYKLRLINPSPQKHYFTAKDFADNIWTQKVEAGKVEVKGAIHEMELKPGAEAEWVFVPLKPGKYSLHCPIPGHTEAGMTGDIIITSGQP; encoded by the coding sequence ATGATTCAGTTCGTCGCAAGGATTTTTCTAGAGACTTTACAACGCATCTTTGTTGTAACAATTGCGTCTGTTCTGTGTTTTAGTATCATCATTGCTACTCCGGCACAAGCAGCTAATTTATCTGGAGATCTGCTAAAACAACCACCTACAGAAATTACGGTTAGCCTAGGCAATTCTAGTAACGAACTTAAGTATGAGCCAAATCAATTAGAATTTGTGGCTGGTAAACGCTACAAACTTCGGCTGATCAATCCCAGCCCCCAAAAGCATTATTTCACAGCCAAGGATTTTGCTGATAATATTTGGACACAAAAAGTCGAAGCAGGCAAAGTAGAAGTCAAAGGAGCGATTCACGAGATGGAACTCAAGCCAGGTGCTGAGGCAGAATGGGTGTTTGTGCCGCTAAAGCCGGGCAAATATAGCTTACACTGTCCCATACCGGGACATACTGAAGCTGGCATGACCGGAGATATTATCATCACTTCTGGTCAGCCCTGA
- a CDS encoding carbon dioxide-concentrating mechanism protein CcmK — protein sequence MSIAVGMVETLGFPAVVEAADAMVKAARVTLVGYEKIGSGRVTVIVRGDVSEVQASVAAGVESVKRVNGGQVLSTHIIARPHENLEYVLPIRYTEDVEQFRENVNAIRPFGRRP from the coding sequence ATGTCAATTGCAGTAGGAATGGTGGAAACGCTTGGTTTCCCGGCAGTGGTGGAAGCAGCGGATGCAATGGTAAAAGCTGCTCGCGTCACCTTGGTAGGTTATGAAAAAATCGGTAGCGGTCGCGTCACCGTTATCGTTCGTGGAGATGTTTCGGAAGTGCAAGCCTCTGTAGCAGCAGGAGTTGAGTCTGTCAAGCGAGTCAATGGCGGACAAGTGCTGTCTACTCATATCATTGCTCGTCCCCACGAGAACTTAGAATATGTTCTGCCAATCCGTTACACCGAAGATGTAGAGCAGTTCCGCGAGAACGTGAACGCAATTCGTCCCTTTGGCAGAAGACCATAA
- the map gene encoding type I methionyl aminopeptidase, whose amino-acid sequence MNILSNLLSQPAQDNRPKRQRRGIEIKSPREIEIMRQSTKIVATVLKEISELVQPGMTTADLDAHAEKRIREMDATPSFKGYHGFPASICASINNEVVHGIPNPKKVIRAGDVLKVDTGAYYQGFHGDSCITIAVGEVTPEAARLIRVAEEALYKGIEQVKAGNYLMDIAGAIEDHVKANKFSVVEDFTGHGVGRNLHEEPSVFNFRTRDMPNVKLRAGMTLAIEPILNAGSKYTRILSDRWTAVTVDNSLSAQFEHTVLVTETGYEILTDRSQV is encoded by the coding sequence ATGAACATTCTAAGTAACCTGCTTTCTCAACCAGCTCAAGATAACCGTCCTAAAAGGCAACGCAGAGGCATAGAAATTAAGTCGCCGCGTGAAATTGAAATTATGCGGCAATCGACAAAAATTGTAGCAACTGTGCTAAAAGAAATTTCTGAGTTGGTACAGCCAGGAATGACTACAGCTGACTTGGATGCTCATGCGGAAAAACGCATCCGAGAGATGGATGCAACACCTAGCTTTAAAGGATATCATGGTTTTCCCGCTTCCATCTGCGCCAGCATAAATAATGAAGTTGTGCATGGTATCCCCAATCCTAAAAAAGTTATTCGTGCCGGAGATGTTTTAAAAGTAGATACAGGCGCTTATTATCAAGGTTTTCATGGTGACTCTTGCATTACTATTGCTGTAGGTGAAGTCACCCCAGAAGCTGCGAGACTGATTCGCGTAGCAGAAGAAGCGCTTTATAAAGGAATTGAACAGGTAAAAGCAGGTAATTACCTGATGGATATTGCTGGAGCAATTGAAGACCATGTCAAAGCTAATAAATTTAGTGTAGTTGAGGACTTTACCGGACATGGTGTTGGTCGCAATTTGCACGAAGAACCTTCAGTTTTCAACTTCCGCACCCGCGATATGCCAAATGTAAAACTGCGTGCGGGAATGACACTGGCAATTGAGCCAATTCTGAATGCTGGTTCCAAGTACACGCGGATACTATCAGACCGTTGGACTGCTGTAACTGTGGATAATTCTCTATCTGCTCAGTTTGAGCATACCGTGTTGGTGACAGAAACTGGCTACGAGATTTTGACAGACCGCTCTCAAGTTTAG
- a CDS encoding NADH-quinone oxidoreductase subunit M — translation MLSALILLPLLGAAIVSFLPVGMNAKLSRSVALIFASLAFVWTLVLTSQFDPTVITQQFAEFLPWIDALGLNYHLGIDGLSLPLLVLNGLLTCIAIYSSDENLRRPRFYYCLILLLSAGVSGAFLAQDLLLFFLFYELELIPLYLLIAIWGGERRGYAATKFLIYTAVSGILILASFLGIVWLSGSPSFAVETLNTKGLPLATQVLLLLGILIGFGIKIPLVPFHTWLPDAHVEASTPISVLLAGVLLKLGTYGLLRFGMYLLPDAWSYLAPVLATWAVVSVLYGASCAIAQTDMKKMVAYSSIGHMGYVLIAAAAATPLSILGTVMQMISHGLISALLFLLVGVVYKKAGSRDLDVLRGLLNPERGMPVIGSLMVLGVMASAGIPGMFGFIAEFVVFRASFAVFPVQTLLCMVGTGLTAVYFLLLTNRAFFGRLSAQVVNLPRVYWSDRAPAIVLAVLIVIFGIQPAWLIHWTEATTTAIANTQSVVAHVSFEKAQGKS, via the coding sequence ATGCTCAGTGCTTTAATTTTGCTGCCATTGTTAGGTGCGGCTATAGTCAGTTTCTTGCCTGTTGGCATGAATGCGAAACTCTCTCGTAGTGTCGCTTTGATTTTTGCCAGTTTAGCTTTCGTATGGACGCTGGTTTTAACAAGCCAGTTTGATCCAACAGTCATCACTCAACAGTTTGCTGAATTTCTGCCTTGGATAGATGCCTTGGGTTTGAACTATCACCTGGGGATAGATGGCTTATCTTTACCTTTATTGGTTTTGAATGGACTGTTGACTTGCATTGCGATCTACAGCAGCGATGAAAATCTACGGCGTCCGCGCTTTTATTACTGTTTGATACTGCTGTTAAGTGCTGGCGTCAGTGGAGCATTTTTAGCACAGGATTTACTGTTATTTTTCCTGTTTTACGAGTTGGAACTTATTCCCCTTTATTTGCTAATTGCCATTTGGGGTGGTGAACGCCGGGGTTACGCAGCGACAAAATTTTTGATTTATACCGCTGTTTCCGGAATTTTAATTTTGGCAAGTTTCCTAGGCATAGTGTGGCTAAGTGGTTCTCCTAGCTTTGCTGTAGAAACTTTGAATACCAAAGGTTTACCTTTAGCCACACAAGTTTTGCTGTTGCTGGGGATTTTAATTGGTTTTGGCATCAAGATTCCCTTGGTTCCCTTTCATACTTGGTTGCCGGATGCTCACGTAGAAGCTTCCACGCCAATTTCAGTACTGTTAGCTGGGGTATTGTTGAAGTTGGGAACTTACGGTTTACTGCGCTTTGGTATGTACTTGTTGCCAGATGCTTGGAGTTATTTGGCTCCTGTTTTGGCAACTTGGGCGGTAGTCAGCGTGCTTTACGGTGCATCCTGCGCGATCGCCCAAACAGACATGAAAAAAATGGTGGCATACAGTTCTATTGGTCACATGGGCTACGTCCTGATCGCTGCCGCTGCTGCCACCCCTTTAAGCATATTGGGAACAGTTATGCAAATGATAAGCCACGGCTTAATTTCTGCATTACTGTTTTTGCTAGTAGGGGTTGTGTATAAAAAAGCAGGTAGCCGTGATTTAGATGTCCTCAGGGGACTGTTGAATCCAGAACGAGGTATGCCTGTAATTGGTAGCTTGATGGTATTGGGAGTAATGGCAAGTGCTGGCATACCGGGAATGTTCGGTTTTATTGCTGAATTCGTTGTCTTTCGTGCTAGTTTTGCAGTTTTTCCTGTACAAACCCTGTTATGCATGGTTGGTACAGGTTTAACTGCGGTTTACTTCTTACTTCTGACTAATCGCGCCTTTTTTGGACGCTTATCTGCACAAGTTGTCAACTTACCACGAGTTTATTGGAGCGATCGCGCTCCAGCAATTGTTCTAGCTGTTTTGATTGTAATTTTTGGTATTCAGCCAGCTTGGTTAATACATTGGACTGAAGCAACAACAACAGCAATAGCAAATACTCAGAGTGTTGTTGCCCACGTGTCTTTTGAGAAGGCACAAGGTAAGAGTTGA
- a CDS encoding carbon dioxide-concentrating mechanism protein CcmK produces MPIAVGMIETKGFPAVVEAADAMVKAARVTLVGYEKIGSARVTVIVRGDVSEVQASVAAGVEAARRVNGGEVVSTHIIARPHENLEYVLPIRYTEAVEQFRT; encoded by the coding sequence ATGCCTATTGCGGTTGGAATGATTGAAACTAAAGGTTTTCCGGCAGTGGTGGAAGCTGCGGATGCTATGGTAAAAGCTGCTCGTGTCACTTTAGTCGGTTATGAAAAAATCGGCAGTGCCAGGGTGACAGTGATTGTGCGGGGAGACGTTTCGGAAGTGCAAGCTTCGGTAGCTGCCGGAGTTGAAGCAGCCAGAAGAGTAAACGGCGGTGAAGTGGTATCTACCCATATCATTGCTCGTCCTCACGAGAACTTGGAATACGTCTTGCCGATTCGTTATACGGAAGCTGTGGAGCAGTTCCGCACTTAG
- a CDS encoding NAD(P)H-quinone oxidoreductase subunit F: protein MNQFLFSTTWWIPFYSLLGAVLTLPWAMGIVRRTGPRPAAYFNLLTTFLAFIHSLFVFKDIWNGEPENFVITWFSAADLNISFALEISPVSVGATVLIAGLSLLAQIYALGYMEKDWALARFFALMGFFEAALSGLAVSDSLFLSYALLEMLTLSTYLLVGFWYAQPLVVTAARDAFLTKRVGDLLLLMGVVTLSTKAGSLNFSDLYEWAQTAELSPLTSSLLGLALIAGPAGKCAQFPLHLWLDEAMEGPNPASVMRNSMVVAGGAYILFKLQPILALSPFALRALMIIGTVTAVGASLVSIAQTDIKRALSHSTSAYMGLVFLAVGLQQGGVALILLFTHAIAKALLFMSTGSVIYTTSSQDLTEMGGLWSRMPATTTAFVVGSAGMVTLLPLGSFWAMLSWADGLALITPWVLWVLVIVNGLTALNLTRVFRLVFWGEPQQKTRRAPEVPWPMALPMVALTVVTLLVPMMLQQWYLLPSWESINWFVVAMLVSSTMLGVGIGSTIYLHKAWSRSRVLTWRLVQDLLGYDFYIDRIYKFTVVSAVALLSKISAWSDRYLVDGLVNLVGFATMFGGQSLRYSVSGQSQGYLLTIVVGISILGFFIGWSLGLLEKLPF from the coding sequence ATGAATCAGTTTCTGTTCTCAACAACTTGGTGGATACCATTTTATAGCTTATTAGGCGCAGTTTTGACATTGCCTTGGGCAATGGGAATAGTTCGCCGTACAGGACCAAGACCCGCAGCATATTTCAACTTATTGACGACATTTTTGGCTTTTATCCATAGTCTATTTGTCTTCAAGGATATTTGGAATGGAGAACCAGAAAATTTTGTAATTACCTGGTTTAGTGCTGCGGATTTAAATATTTCCTTTGCCTTAGAAATCTCACCAGTCAGTGTTGGGGCAACAGTTTTAATAGCAGGGTTAAGTTTACTAGCCCAAATTTATGCTTTGGGTTACATGGAAAAAGACTGGGCATTGGCTCGGTTCTTTGCCTTGATGGGCTTTTTTGAAGCAGCGCTAAGTGGCTTAGCTGTAAGTGACTCCTTGTTTCTCAGCTACGCATTACTGGAAATGCTGACTCTTTCTACTTACTTATTGGTGGGATTTTGGTATGCTCAACCGCTAGTAGTAACAGCAGCACGAGATGCTTTTTTAACTAAGCGTGTGGGAGATTTGCTGCTGCTGATGGGAGTAGTAACCCTGTCTACTAAAGCAGGCAGTTTGAATTTTTCCGATTTATATGAGTGGGCGCAAACAGCAGAGTTAAGCCCATTAACATCGAGTTTATTAGGATTGGCATTGATTGCAGGCCCTGCTGGTAAATGCGCTCAATTTCCCTTGCACCTGTGGTTAGATGAGGCGATGGAAGGGCCAAACCCAGCTTCGGTGATGCGAAACTCAATGGTAGTAGCTGGTGGAGCCTATATACTGTTCAAATTGCAGCCTATCCTAGCACTGTCACCCTTTGCTTTAAGAGCCTTGATGATTATAGGTACAGTAACAGCGGTCGGTGCATCTTTGGTGTCTATCGCTCAAACTGATATCAAGCGGGCGCTATCCCATTCCACTAGTGCATACATGGGATTAGTGTTTTTGGCTGTGGGTTTGCAACAAGGAGGTGTGGCTCTGATCTTGTTGTTTACCCATGCGATCGCCAAAGCATTGTTATTTATGAGTACTGGCTCTGTAATTTATACCACTAGTAGCCAAGATTTAACAGAAATGGGCGGCTTGTGGTCGCGGATGCCAGCAACTACCACAGCCTTTGTGGTCGGTTCAGCCGGAATGGTAACGCTGCTACCCTTGGGAAGCTTTTGGGCAATGTTATCTTGGGCTGACGGCTTGGCACTCATTACCCCTTGGGTGTTGTGGGTTTTGGTAATTGTGAATGGCCTAACGGCATTGAATTTAACGCGGGTATTCCGGTTAGTATTCTGGGGAGAACCCCAACAAAAGACCCGCCGTGCACCAGAAGTTCCCTGGCCAATGGCATTGCCAATGGTAGCTCTGACAGTGGTGACTCTGTTAGTACCCATGATGTTACAGCAATGGTATCTCTTACCTAGCTGGGAAAGCATTAATTGGTTCGTAGTAGCAATGTTGGTGTCGTCTACTATGTTAGGAGTAGGTATAGGATCTACAATTTATCTGCACAAAGCTTGGTCGCGTTCCAGAGTACTGACTTGGAGACTTGTGCAGGATTTGCTGGGATATGACTTTTACATTGACCGCATTTATAAATTTACGGTAGTGAGTGCTGTTGCTTTGCTTTCCAAGATTTCCGCGTGGAGCGATCGCTATTTAGTAGACGGTCTGGTTAACTTAGTAGGGTTCGCAACAATGTTTGGTGGGCAAAGCTTGAGATACAGCGTTTCCGGTCAATCGCAAGGGTATCTTTTGACTATCGTTGTTGGCATCAGCATCCTGGGTTTCTTCATCGGCTGGTCATTAGGATTGCTGGAGAAATTGCCTTTTTAG
- a CDS encoding EutN/CcmL family microcompartment protein yields the protein MQIAKVRGTVVSTQKDPSLRGVKLLLLQLVDEEGRILPEYEVAADNVGAGVDEWVLVSRGSAARQILGNEQRPVDAAVVAIIDTIHVEDRMIYSKKDQYR from the coding sequence ATGCAAATTGCTAAAGTGCGCGGCACAGTAGTGAGCACTCAAAAAGACCCAAGTCTTAGAGGTGTTAAGCTACTGTTGTTGCAATTAGTAGATGAAGAAGGACGCATTTTACCAGAATACGAGGTGGCTGCTGATAATGTTGGTGCGGGAGTGGATGAATGGGTACTTGTCAGTCGTGGCAGTGCTGCGCGCCAAATTCTTGGTAATGAACAGCGTCCAGTAGATGCTGCTGTGGTGGCGATTATTGATACAATTCACGTCGAAGATCGCATGATTTACAGCAAAAAAGATCAATATCGATAG